In Arachis hypogaea cultivar Tifrunner chromosome 2, arahy.Tifrunner.gnm2.J5K5, whole genome shotgun sequence, a genomic segment contains:
- the LOC112731880 gene encoding V-type proton ATPase subunit E isoform X1 yields the protein MNDADVSKQIQQMVNFIRQEAEEKANEISVSAEEEFNIEKLQLVEAEKKKIRQEYERKQKQVEVRKKIEYSMQLNASRIKVLQAQDEVVGSMKEAAAKELLNVNHHHHVYRNLLKELIVQSLLRLKEPSVLLRCRKEDVHSVEHVLDSAAQEYADKANVHPPEIIVDREVYLPPAPSHHNDHEPYCSGGVVLASRDGKIVCENTLDARLDVVFRKKLPEIRKLLFGQVAA from the exons ATGAACGACGCAGATGTCTCCAAGCAGATCCAGCAGATGGTTAACTTCATCCGCCAGGAAGCGGAGGAGAAAGCCAACGAGATCTCCGTCTCCGCTGAAGAA GAATTCAACATCGAGAAGCTGCAGTTGGTtgaagcagagaagaagaagatcagGCAGGAGTACGAGCGTAAACAGAAGCAAGTCGAAGTTCGCAAGAAGAT TGAGTACTCGATGCAGTTGAATGCTTCTCGCATAAAAGTTCTTCAAGCTCAAGATGAGGTGGTTGGTTCCATGAAAGAAGCTGCGGCCAAGGAGCTTTTGAATGTGAACCATCATCACCATGTGTACAGAAACCTTCTGAAAGAACTCATTGTTCAG AGTTTGCTAAGGCTGAAAGAACCTTCCGTCTTACTGAGATGTCGGAAAGAAGATGTACACTCGGTAGAGCATGTATTGGACTCAGCTGCACAGGAGTATGCTGACAAAGCAAATGTTCATCCACCAGAGATCATTGTTGACCGCGAGGTGTATCTTCCACCTGCACCCAGCCATCACAACGATCATGAACCTTACTG CTCTGGTGGGGTTGTATTGGCTTCCCGAGATGGAAAGATTGTGTGTGAAAATACACTTGATGCACGACTGGATGTGGTGTTCCGTAAAAAGCTTCCTGAG ATCCGAAAGCTGCTCTTTGGACAAGTTGCTGCTTGA
- the LOC112731880 gene encoding V-type proton ATPase subunit E isoform X2, translating into MNDADVSKQIQQMVNFIRQEAEEKANEISVSAEEEFNIEKLQLVEAEKKKIRQEYERKQKQVEVRKKIEYSMQLNASRIKVLQAQDEVVGSMKEAAAKELLNVNHHHHVYRNLLKELIVQSLLRLKEPSVLLRCRKEDVHSVEHVLDSAAQEYADKANVHPPEIIVDREVYLPPAPSHHNDHEPYW; encoded by the exons ATGAACGACGCAGATGTCTCCAAGCAGATCCAGCAGATGGTTAACTTCATCCGCCAGGAAGCGGAGGAGAAAGCCAACGAGATCTCCGTCTCCGCTGAAGAA GAATTCAACATCGAGAAGCTGCAGTTGGTtgaagcagagaagaagaagatcagGCAGGAGTACGAGCGTAAACAGAAGCAAGTCGAAGTTCGCAAGAAGAT TGAGTACTCGATGCAGTTGAATGCTTCTCGCATAAAAGTTCTTCAAGCTCAAGATGAGGTGGTTGGTTCCATGAAAGAAGCTGCGGCCAAGGAGCTTTTGAATGTGAACCATCATCACCATGTGTACAGAAACCTTCTGAAAGAACTCATTGTTCAG AGTTTGCTAAGGCTGAAAGAACCTTCCGTCTTACTGAGATGTCGGAAAGAAGATGTACACTCGGTAGAGCATGTATTGGACTCAGCTGCACAGGAGTATGCTGACAAAGCAAATGTTCATCCACCAGAGATCATTGTTGACCGCGAGGTGTATCTTCCACCTGCACCCAGCCATCACAACGATCATGAACCTTACTGGTAA